The following proteins come from a genomic window of Dreissena polymorpha isolate Duluth1 chromosome 1, UMN_Dpol_1.0, whole genome shotgun sequence:
- the LOC127874535 gene encoding FMRFamide peptide receptor frpr-18-like, producing MDDVVFVSGSECPYTFDVVEELQGKNVTARDAMAWTCSIRAYWVNILPLVKIVRFLLSYGTALTVIMGVLLNALSFIVLTRKHMRKTTSNLYLSFLAIYDIGTLIFNFMIGVIRGNSEMANKTFQNSESLCTFHGVIVELFSMLSVWIIVSFTVERFLMIKFPFKARTWSPRKTVITLIIVSAVVTLISLHKIAVSGFEGDSVFGYKACKTRRTIFVEIIYVYVALNTWLPTVSIVILNGIMINELRKNKIKRQQMTQTSMTKTDEKATRQLLMISSTFVLLVLPLGIVQSMELIWNGTQTVPPGHVDYEQFIIMKIRLKWVRSFFFFFYQLNFAINFFLYVASSSSTRFRATLRKILGMKQQEQESMFTRPQPKSNAIAPVSAIDDDLDAKPGSSRA from the coding sequence ATGGACGACGTCGTGTTTGTAAGCGGCTCAGAGTGTCCGTACACGTTCGATGTTGTCGAAGAATTGCAAGGAAAGAATGTCACAGCGAGAGATGCAATGGCCTGGACGTGCTCCATACGAGCCTACTGGGTGAATATTCTACCACTCGTAAAAATCGTACGGTTTCTGCTATCGTACGGGACAGCGCTTACAGTGATCATGGGGGTATTGCTAAACGCCCTTTCATTTATTGTCCTAACAAGAAAACACATGCGTAAGACTACATCGAATCTGTATTTGTCATTTCTCGCAATATACGATATCGGCACGTTGATATTCAACTTTATGATTGGAGTCATTCGAGGGAATAGCGAAATGGCCAACAAAACATTCCAAAACAGCGAATCCCTTTGCACGTTTCACGGTGTGATCGTTGAGCTGTTTAGTATGTTATCCGTATGGATCATTGTATCCTTTACAGTTGAGAGGTTCCTCATGATCAAATTCCCTTTTAAAGCTCGCACCTGGTCTCCACGAAAGACTGTGATCACTTTAATAATCGTCTCCGCCGTTGTGACGCTGATATCATTGCATAAAATTGCTGTGTCTGGATTTGAAGGAGATTCTGTGTTCGGATACAAAGCATGCAAAACGCGCAGGACGATCTTCGTAGAGATTATCTACGTGTATGTTGCGTTGAACACGTGGCTCCCGACAGTCTCTATCGTGATCCTGAACGGCATTATGATTAACGAacttagaaaaaataaaataaagcgtCAACAGATGACACAAACGTCAATGACGAAAACCGACGAAAAGGCCACACGCCAGTTGCTGATGATTTCGAGCACATTTGTTCTGCTTGTTCTGCCGCTTGGAATCGTCCAATCGATGGAGCTGATTTGGAATGGAACCCAGACAGTTCCACCCGGTCACGTGGACTACGAACAATTCATTATCATGAAAATACGTCTGAAATGGGTCAGAtcattcttctttttcttctatCAGCTTAACTTTGCGATTAACTTCTTTCTATATGTAGCGTCATCATCCTCGACCAGGTTCAGGGCAACCCTTCGAAAGATTTTAGGGATGAAACAGCAGGAACAGGAATCGATGTTCACCCGACCGCAACCAAAATCGAACGCCATAGCTCCAGTGTCCGCAATCGATGACGATTTGGATGCGAAACCTGGTTCATCTAGAGCCTAA